The following coding sequences are from one Collimonas arenae window:
- a CDS encoding M61 family metallopeptidase, with product MKKNTGKSIGKSAQRGLSYSIIAADPAAHLFAVTLHIAEPSAVGQTVALPAWIPGSYMIREFARNIVQIRAESNGRKIALKKLDKHSWQAAPCEGPLTLHYQVYAWDLSVRAAHLDQTHGFFNGTSVFLRVVGQEDAPHVVDIQRPQGDAFETWRIATALPTLKAKRGSFGTYVAANYDELIDHPVEMGNFQLASFKAHGVPHEIAITGNVPNLDIARLSADLKKICETQIAFFEPAGSKFAKRAPMQRYVFLTLAVGDGYGGLEHRASTALICARADLPVKGKPEMSDGYRTFLGLCSHEYFHTWNVKRIKPAAFAPYDLQVENYTPLLWLFEGFTSYYDDLMLLRSGLIDQSAYFKLIEKTVNGVLLGSGRHKQSVADSSFDAWVKYYRQDENAPNAIVSYYTKGSLVALALDLTIRTETKGRKSLDDVMRALWQRYGRDFYADNALSGRGVSEAAVEALFDEVTGLKLKRFFDRYVRATDDLPLAKLLAPTGIVLTDRRKPGKPSLSVRTAQSGGDCRLANVYEGGAAHRAGLSAGDVLVALEGIRVSNNLDTLLARYRVGDSVTIHAFRRDELLTFSVRLLADAAPQIAMDAELKPAVGAAMRSAWLSGRSAR from the coding sequence TCGGCCAGACCGTGGCCCTGCCGGCCTGGATTCCCGGTAGCTACATGATCCGTGAGTTCGCACGCAACATCGTGCAGATTCGCGCCGAATCGAACGGCCGCAAGATCGCACTCAAGAAGCTTGACAAGCATTCCTGGCAGGCGGCACCGTGCGAAGGGCCGCTGACCTTGCATTACCAGGTGTATGCCTGGGACCTTTCGGTGCGTGCTGCACATCTGGACCAGACCCACGGTTTCTTCAACGGCACCAGCGTCTTCCTGCGCGTGGTCGGCCAGGAAGACGCGCCGCATGTGGTCGATATCCAGCGTCCGCAGGGTGATGCGTTTGAAACCTGGCGCATCGCCACCGCGTTGCCGACGTTGAAGGCCAAGCGCGGCTCCTTCGGTACTTATGTCGCCGCCAATTACGATGAGCTGATTGATCATCCGGTCGAGATGGGTAATTTCCAGCTGGCCAGCTTCAAGGCGCATGGCGTCCCGCATGAGATCGCGATTACCGGAAACGTGCCGAATCTGGATATCGCGCGTCTGAGTGCGGACCTGAAAAAGATCTGCGAAACCCAGATCGCCTTTTTCGAACCGGCCGGTAGCAAGTTCGCCAAGCGCGCGCCGATGCAACGCTATGTATTCCTGACGCTGGCAGTCGGCGATGGTTACGGCGGACTCGAACATCGCGCGTCGACCGCATTGATCTGCGCGCGCGCAGATCTGCCGGTCAAGGGGAAGCCGGAAATGAGCGACGGTTACCGTACTTTCCTGGGTTTGTGCAGCCATGAATATTTCCACACCTGGAACGTCAAGCGCATCAAGCCGGCCGCGTTTGCACCGTACGACCTGCAGGTGGAAAATTACACGCCGTTGCTGTGGCTGTTCGAAGGCTTCACCAGTTACTACGATGACCTGATGCTGCTGCGCAGCGGCTTGATCGACCAGTCGGCGTACTTCAAGCTGATTGAAAAAACCGTCAATGGCGTGCTGCTCGGCAGCGGCCGCCACAAGCAAAGCGTGGCCGATTCTAGCTTCGATGCCTGGGTCAAATATTATCGCCAGGATGAAAACGCGCCGAATGCGATCGTCAGCTATTACACCAAGGGTTCGCTGGTGGCATTGGCGCTGGACTTGACCATCCGCACCGAAACCAAGGGCCGCAAATCGCTGGACGATGTGATGCGCGCTTTGTGGCAGCGATATGGCCGCGATTTCTATGCCGATAATGCGCTGAGCGGACGCGGCGTTAGCGAAGCTGCGGTAGAGGCCTTGTTCGATGAAGTCACCGGGCTCAAGCTGAAGCGTTTCTTTGATCGTTATGTGCGCGCTACTGATGATCTGCCGCTGGCCAAGTTGCTGGCACCGACGGGCATCGTGCTGACCGACCGACGCAAGCCGGGCAAGCCTTCGCTGAGTGTGCGTACTGCGCAAAGTGGCGGCGATTGCAGGTTGGCGAACGTATACGAAGGTGGCGCTGCGCATCGCGCCGGCTTGTCGGCCGGCGATGTGCTGGTCGCACTCGAAGGCATACGGGTGTCGAATAACCTCGATACGCTGCTGGCTCGTTACCGGGTCGGCGACAGTGTGACGATCCACGCCTTCCGGCGCGATGAGCTGCTGACGTTTAGCGTCCGCCTGCTGGCAGATGCTGCGCCACAGATTGCCATGGATGCGGAACTCAAGCCGGCCGTTGGTGCGGCCATGCGTAGCGCGTGGTTGAGCGGGCGTAGCGCACGCTGA